One Glandiceps talaboti chromosome 2, keGlaTala1.1, whole genome shotgun sequence genomic region harbors:
- the LOC144453370 gene encoding uncharacterized protein LOC144453370 — protein sequence MEICLKSNGVECQYVLYVLGRSIRQVSQGGDIDDDDADDGDDDVQVEDLENADDEGEGEGEDDDDDDDEGDDDDEDSEVSDLGDTVESGEIITTAGKGDKSSDKQKKRSRFSRSRSPEKEAQKKAKEESKLEKKREKEEAKKAKEQEKKEKKEREKREKEEKERLKKEQKEKKEKEKGKGKSRSRSKSKDKGKSKKEEVEDIEDESDEEEEEEEGEESGEEAEESKAVAKKDKSKKTEKSKDFSRERSSRWSLFRRKSDR from the exons ATGGAGATATGTCTAAAATCTAATGGTGTGGAG TGTCAGTATGTTCTCTATGTTCTTGGTCGTTCCATCAGACAAGTATCTCAAGGAGGAgacattgatgatgatgatgctgatgacgGAGATGATGATGTACAAGTTGAGGACCTCGAAAATGCTGATGATgagggggaaggggagggggaagatgatgatgatgatgatgatgaggggGATGACGATGATGAAGATAGTGAAGTTTCTGATTTAGGGGACACTGTTGAAAGTGGTGAAATTATCACTACAGCTGGAAAAGGGGATAAGTCTAGcgacaaacaaaaaaaacgaAGCAGGTTTAGTAGATCACGTTCGCCTGAAAAAGAAGCTCAAAAGAAAGCGAAAGAAGAGAGTAAACTAgagaaaaagagagaaaagGAAGAAGCTAAAAAGGCTAAAGAGcaggaaaagaaagaaaagaaggaACGTGAAAAAAGGGAAAAGGAAGAAAAAGAGAGACTCAAAAAAGagcaaaaagaaaagaaagaaaaagaaaaagggaAGGGTAAAAGTAGGAGTAGAAGTAAAAGTAAAGACAAGGGAAAATCTAAGAAAGAGGAAGTTGAAGATATTGAGGATGAAAGTGATgaagaagaggaggaggaggagggagAGGAAAGTGGTGAAGAAGCTGAAGAAAGTAAAGCTGTCGCTAAAAAGGATAAGAGTAAAAAGACGGAAAAATCCAAGGATTTCTCCAGGGAGAGAAGTAGCCGCTGGAGTCTCTTCCGGCGTAAATCTGATAGGTGA